The following proteins are encoded in a genomic region of Nomascus leucogenys isolate Asia chromosome 17, Asia_NLE_v1, whole genome shotgun sequence:
- the ACP7 gene encoding acid phosphatase type 7 isoform X1, protein MHPLPGYWSCCCLLLLFSLGVQGSLGAPSAAPEQVHLSYPGEPGSMTVTWTTWVPTRSEVQFGLQPSGPLPLRAQGTFVLFVDGGILRRKLYIHRVTLRKLLPGVQYVYRCGSAQGWSRRFRFRALKNGAHWSPRLAVFGDLGADNPKALPRLRRDTQQGMYDAVLHVGDFAYNMDQDNARVGDRFMRLIEPVAASLPYMTCPGNHEERYNFSNYKARFSMPGDNEGLWYSWDLGPAHIISFSTEVYFFLHYGRHLVQRQFRWLESDLQKANKNRAARPWIITMGHRPMYCSNADLDDCTRHESKVRKGLQGKLYGLEDLFYKYGVDLQLWAHEHSYERLWPIYNYQVFNGSREMPYTNPRGPVHIITGSAGCEERLTPFAVFPRPWSAVRVKEYGYTRMHILNGTHIHIQQVSDDQDGKIVDDVWVVRPLFGRRTYL, encoded by the exons GTGAGCCAGGCTCCATGACTGTAACCTGGACCACATGGGTCCCAACCCGCTCTGAAGTGCAATTCGGGTTGCAGCCGTCGGGGCCCCTGCCCCTCCGCGCCCAGGGCACCTTCGTCCTCTTTGTGGACGGGGGCATTCTCCGGCGGAAGCTCTACATACACCGAGTCACGCTTCGCAAGCTGCTGCCGGGGGTTCAGTATG TTTATCGCTGTGGCAGTGCGCAGGGCTGGAGCCGTCGGTTCCGCTTCAGGGCCCTCAAGAATGGGGCCCACTGGAGTCCCCGTCTGGCTGTGTTTGGGGACCTGGGGGCTGACAACCCGAAGGCCCTCCCGCGGCTGCGCAGGGACACCCAGCAGGGCATGTATGACGCCGTTCTCCATGTGG GAGACTTTGCCTACAACATGGATCAGGACAACGCCCGTGTCGGGGATAGGTTCATGCGGCTCATTGAACCCGTGGCTGCCAGCCTGCCGTACATGACATGCCCTGGGAATCACGAAGAACGCTA CAACTTCTCTAACTACAAGGCTCGCTTCAGCATGCCGGGGGATAATGAGGGCCTGTGGTACAG CTGGGATCTGGGTCCCGCCCACATCATCTCCTTCTCCACCGAGGTCTATTTCTTTCTCCATTATGGCCGCCACCTGGTACAGAGGCAGTTTCGCTGGCTGGAGAGTGACCTCCAG AAAGCCAATAAGAACCGGGCAGCCCGGCCGTGGATCATCACCATGGGGCACCGGCCCATGTACTGCTCCAACGCAGATCTGGACGACTGCACACGACATGAAAGCAAG GTCCGCAAAGGCCTCCAAGGCAAGCTGTACGGGTTGGAGGATCTTTTCTACAAATATG GGGTGGATCTGCAGCTGTGGGCTCATGAGCACTCGTATGAACGACTGTGGCCAATTTACAACTACCAG GTATTTAATGGCAGCCGAGAGATGCCCTACACCAACCCTCGAGGGCCTGTCCACATCATCACAGGATCTGCC GGCTGTGAGGAGCGGCTGACGCCCTTTGCTGTCTTCCCGAGGCCCTGGAGTGCCGTGCGTGTGAAGGAGTACGGGTACACGCGGATGCACATCCTCAACGGGACCCACATCCACATCCAGCAGGTGTCGGACGACCAG GATGGGAAGATCGTAGATGATGTCTGGGTGGTGAGACCCCTGTTTGGCCGGAGGACATACCTCTAG